In the genome of Cryptomeria japonica chromosome 8, Sugi_1.0, whole genome shotgun sequence, one region contains:
- the LOC131074202 gene encoding serine carboxypeptidase-like 45 has product MDFIKVVELGIVFALLMVHNSIAAPESDLIEKLPGQKEKVPFKQYGGYITTDEHHGRALYYYFVEAQTNATSRPLVLWLNGGPGCSSVGIGAFEENGPFKFNDKDLEQNKFSWNTEANMLYIESPVGVGFSYSNTTSDYDIFNDTLTAQDNLAFLLNWFKIFSEFRDLDFYITGESYGGHYIPQLATLVLDYNKKPSIKPINLKGIIMGNPYVDIEISINNDEYQWSHGLISDETYQLTQTICNNSRFWIEQYVDQNTSDACSDIYYKKIDEIGAINIYDVTLGNCLSNNAPKTQLSKLQEGKKSNVENGINLCSGDIIDTYLNTYDVQNVIHASRSNDTYSWSSCYGPLNYDQSNRGINIIPILTELLNSGLPIMLFSGDQDSVVPFTATRTIANILAKQSKLFTINEYGSWYDNQQVAGWTQSYGHPVDGKNQTILTFASVRGAAHEVPYTSPSEALTLLKAFIGRLPLPTS; this is encoded by the exons ATGGATTTTATTAAGGTGGTAGAATTGGGTATTGTATTTGCACTGCTTATGGTTCATAATTCTATTGCTGCTCCTGAATCTGATCTGATAGAGAAGTTGCCAGGCCAAAAAGAGAAAGTTCCCTTCAAGCAGTATGGTGGGTACATTACTACTGATGAACATCATGGTAGAGCATTGTACTATTACTTTGTAGAGGCCCAGACCAATGCTACATCTAGGCCCCTGGTCTTGTGGCTCAATGGAG GGCCTGGATGCTCATCAGTTGGAATAGGAGCATTTGAGGAGAATGGTCCTTTCAAATTCAATGATAAAGATTTGGAACAGAACAAGTTTTCTTGGAATACAG AGGCAAACATGCTGTATATAGAGAGCCCAGTTGGAGTGGGATTTTCTTACTCAAATACAACTTCAGATTATGACATTTTTAATGACACTTTGACTG CCCAAGACAACTTGGCATTCCTTTTGAATTGGTTTAAAATTTTTTCAGAATTCCGAGATTTAGACTTTTACATAACAGGAGAGAGCTATGGAG GGCACTATATACCTCAATTGGCAACCCTTGTGTTAGATTACAACAAAAAGCCAAGCATCAAACCTATTAACCTTAAAGGAATCATT ATGGGAAATCCTTATGTTGACATTGAGATTAGTATAAAcaatgatgaatatcaatggtCACATGGCTTGATTTCAGATGAAACTTATCAATTGACACAAACTATTTGCAATAATTCTAGATTTTGGATAGAGCAATATGTTGATCAAAATACATCCGATGCTTGTAGTGATATATACTACAAAAAGATTGATGAAATTGGAGCTATTAATATATACGATGTTACCTTAGGTAATTGCTTAAGTAATAATGCACCTAAAACACAGTTATCCAAGCTTCAAGAAGGA AAGAAGTCAAATGTTGAAAATGGAATCAACCTTTGTTCTGGAGACATCATAGATACATACCTCAACACATATGATGTGCAAAATGTAATTCATGCAAGTAGAAGTAATGATACATACTCATGGAGCTCTTGTTATGG GCCTTTGAATTATGATCAATCAAATAGAGGAATTAACATTATACCCATTCTCACCGAACTTCTAAATTCTGGTCTACCAATTATGCTTTTTAG TGGAGATCAAGATTCAGTTGTCCCATTTACCGCAACACGAACAATTGCTAATATTCTAGCAAAGCAATCAAAGCTATTCACAATCAACGAATATGGTAGTTGGTATGATAATCAACAG GTGGCAGGGTGGACTCAATCTTATGGGCACCCAGTGGATGGCAAGAATCAAACTATTCTAACATTTGCATCAGTGAGAGGTGCAGCACATGAAGTGCCATACACCTCTCCATCTGAAGCACTAACTTTGTTGAAGGCTTTCATTGGAAGACTACCATTGCCTACTAGTTGA